The Georgenia sp. TF02-10 genome window below encodes:
- a CDS encoding dihydrofolate reductase family protein, which translates to MGRLIYSMFTSLDGYASDTSGSSDWGGATDAELHDFVSEQTRPVGTYLYGRRMYDTMSYWETALDEPDQPEFVRRYAAVWQAAAKVVYSTTLDAPSTARTTLERTFDPEAVRASVAALDHDATIDGPTLAAQALRAGIVDEVQPYVAPVSVGGGLRFWPEGLRLDLELLEERRFGNGTLWLRYGVRRH; encoded by the coding sequence ATGGGGCGGCTGATCTACTCGATGTTCACTTCCCTCGACGGCTACGCGTCGGACACCTCCGGCAGCAGCGACTGGGGCGGGGCCACGGACGCGGAGCTGCACGACTTCGTGTCCGAGCAGACCCGGCCGGTCGGCACGTACCTGTACGGCCGCCGGATGTACGACACGATGTCCTACTGGGAGACGGCCCTCGACGAGCCGGACCAGCCGGAGTTCGTCCGCCGGTACGCCGCCGTCTGGCAGGCCGCCGCCAAGGTCGTCTACTCCACGACGCTCGACGCGCCAAGCACCGCGCGGACCACCCTTGAGCGGACCTTCGACCCCGAGGCCGTGCGTGCCTCGGTGGCGGCGCTGGACCACGACGCGACGATCGACGGCCCGACCCTCGCGGCGCAGGCGTTGCGCGCCGGGATCGTCGACGAGGTGCAGCCGTACGTGGCGCCGGTGTCCGTCGGCGGCGGGCTGCGGTTCTGGCCCGAGGGCCTGCGGCTGGACCTGGAGCTGCTGGAGGAGCGGCGGTTCGGCAACGGGACGCTCTGGCTCCGCTACGGCGTGCGCCGCCACTGA
- a CDS encoding sorbosone dehydrogenase family protein has product MRRAAAVVVLMLLVGACGEPAGPGGDGAGTPSPAAPSPSAAPTSADAPTSPGAAPAGEPTTPAPGPSTTPAPGPGTPSPTAAGSAFPLGEVATDLDVPWGLALRADGSALLTLRDRGEVLRLRPGAAPASLGRVPGVAAQGEGGLLGIAVDPADDTRVFVYLTTEQDNRVLRLRLDGDRLVPDAVVLSAIPRAGNHNGGRLAFGPDGFLYVTTGDAGDPARSQDRASLAGKILRVDADGRPAPGNPDPGSPVWSLGHRNVQGIAWDARGRLWASELGQDRWDELNLIEPGGNYGWPEVEGAAGREGFVDPVQQWATADASPSGIAVTGGAAYLAALRGNALWRVPLDGGEPDRLLAGEYGRLRTVAADAAGRLWLVTSNTFRGQVRPGDDRVVVLDPATLR; this is encoded by the coding sequence ATGCGCCGAGCTGCTGCGGTGGTCGTGCTCATGCTCCTCGTGGGGGCCTGCGGGGAGCCCGCCGGCCCGGGCGGGGACGGAGCGGGCACGCCGTCGCCGGCCGCGCCCAGCCCGTCCGCCGCGCCCACCAGCGCCGACGCTCCCACGTCCCCCGGCGCGGCACCCGCCGGCGAACCGACGACGCCCGCGCCCGGGCCGTCGACCACGCCGGCGCCCGGCCCCGGCACCCCGAGCCCAACAGCTGCCGGGTCGGCCTTCCCGCTCGGCGAGGTCGCCACCGACCTCGACGTCCCCTGGGGGCTGGCCCTCCGCGCCGACGGGTCGGCGCTGCTCACCCTGCGCGACCGCGGCGAGGTGCTCCGGCTGCGCCCGGGCGCAGCCCCGGCGAGCCTGGGCCGCGTGCCCGGCGTGGCGGCGCAGGGCGAGGGCGGCCTGCTCGGCATCGCCGTCGACCCCGCCGACGACACCCGGGTCTTCGTCTACCTCACCACCGAGCAGGACAACCGGGTGCTGCGCCTGCGCCTGGACGGGGACCGGCTGGTCCCGGACGCCGTCGTCCTCTCCGCTATCCCCCGCGCCGGGAACCACAACGGCGGGCGGCTCGCGTTCGGCCCGGACGGCTTCCTCTACGTGACCACCGGCGACGCCGGCGACCCGGCCCGCAGCCAGGACCGCGCCTCCCTCGCCGGGAAGATCCTCCGGGTGGACGCCGACGGGCGCCCGGCGCCGGGCAACCCCGACCCCGGCTCGCCCGTCTGGTCCCTCGGGCACCGCAACGTCCAGGGCATCGCCTGGGACGCCCGCGGTCGGCTGTGGGCCAGCGAGCTCGGGCAGGACCGGTGGGACGAGCTCAACCTGATCGAGCCCGGCGGGAACTACGGCTGGCCCGAGGTGGAGGGGGCGGCCGGCCGGGAGGGGTTCGTCGACCCGGTCCAGCAGTGGGCGACGGCGGACGCGTCGCCGAGCGGGATCGCCGTCACCGGCGGTGCGGCGTACCTGGCGGCGCTGCGCGGGAACGCCCTCTGGCGGGTCCCGCTCGACGGCGGGGAGCCGGACCGGCTGCTGGCCGGGGAGTACGGCCGGCTGCGCACGGTCGCCGCCGACGCGGCCGGCCGGCTGTGGCTGGTCACGTCCAACACCTTCCGTGGGCAGGTCCGCCCGGGCGACGACCGGGTGGTCGTGCTGGACCCAGCGACGCTGCGGTAG
- a CDS encoding sensor histidine kinase, translating into MTSTSGPRGRTDPERFDLYTRWSLYLLLFTTPLLGVGAVDGLAQGPAVRGYLLGLVLEAAVAARVTALALRRFLAGARVPAGWYLALGLVAAAGAGTAALAVPPAEGLAGRAGAVAVPLGVALMALAPVLRTRWLVLGTLAVAGAAAASFALPVPGGPDPGVHPLPAAISITFAVGGIAASFRLSAWMLGVVWAQERMRTVHARLAVAEERLRFSRDLHDVVGRTLSGIAMKSELAAELARRGHDGAVEQMLEVRGLAQDALQEVRGVVAGYRAVDLATELDGARSVLRSAGVSTRVIGEGTTLPAPVQQALAWVVREAVTNVVRHARPGSCTIDLDLDREPDRAGSGRGDVARLRIVNDGAGPDTGPGTGSGLIGLRERLAAVGGELSTSAGSGTFTLTATVPLTAAPRAATGPAADGQAPTGRTALGQTGPVTPAGGA; encoded by the coding sequence GTGACGAGCACGAGCGGGCCGCGCGGGCGCACCGACCCGGAGCGCTTCGACCTGTACACCCGGTGGTCGCTCTACCTCCTCCTCTTCACCACGCCGCTGCTCGGCGTCGGGGCCGTCGACGGCCTCGCGCAGGGGCCGGCCGTGCGCGGCTACCTCCTCGGCCTGGTCCTCGAGGCGGCCGTCGCGGCCCGGGTGACGGCCCTGGCGCTGCGCCGGTTCCTCGCCGGCGCGCGGGTGCCCGCCGGCTGGTACCTCGCCCTCGGGCTGGTCGCCGCGGCCGGGGCGGGCACCGCCGCGCTCGCCGTCCCCCCGGCCGAGGGCCTGGCCGGGCGCGCCGGCGCCGTGGCCGTCCCGCTCGGGGTGGCGCTCATGGCCCTCGCCCCGGTGCTGCGCACGCGGTGGCTGGTCCTCGGGACCCTCGCCGTCGCCGGCGCCGCGGCCGCGTCCTTCGCCCTGCCGGTCCCGGGCGGCCCGGACCCCGGGGTGCACCCGCTCCCCGCGGCGATCAGCATCACCTTCGCCGTCGGCGGGATCGCGGCGAGCTTCCGGCTCTCGGCCTGGATGCTCGGCGTGGTGTGGGCGCAGGAGCGGATGCGGACCGTGCACGCCCGGCTCGCCGTCGCCGAGGAGCGGCTGCGCTTCTCCCGCGACCTGCACGACGTCGTCGGCCGCACGCTCTCCGGCATCGCGATGAAGAGCGAGCTCGCCGCCGAGCTGGCCCGGCGCGGCCACGACGGCGCCGTCGAGCAGATGCTCGAGGTGCGCGGGCTCGCGCAGGACGCGCTCCAGGAGGTCCGCGGCGTCGTCGCCGGGTACCGGGCGGTGGACCTCGCCACCGAGCTCGACGGTGCCCGGTCGGTGCTCCGCTCGGCCGGGGTGAGCACCCGGGTGATCGGCGAGGGCACCACGCTGCCCGCGCCGGTCCAGCAGGCGCTCGCCTGGGTGGTCCGCGAGGCGGTGACCAACGTCGTGCGGCACGCCCGGCCCGGCTCGTGCACGATCGACCTCGACCTCGACCGGGAGCCCGACCGGGCCGGAAGCGGGCGGGGCGATGTCGCCCGGCTGCGGATCGTCAACGACGGCGCGGGCCCGGACACCGGCCCCGGCACCGGCTCCGGCCTGATCGGGCTGCGGGAGCGGCTCGCCGCGGTCGGCGGCGAGCTGAGCACCAGCGCGGGTAGCGGGACGTTCACCCTGACCGCGACCGTGCCGCTGACCGCCGCGCCGAGGGCGGCTACGGGGCCGGCAGCGGATGGGCAGGCACCGACCGGGCGGACGGCGCTCGGGCAGACGGGGCCGGTGACACCGGCCGGCGGCGCATGA
- a CDS encoding glycosyltransferase family 2 protein — MSAAAPPVTVVVAGRDRRAELLATLDRQPAPVIYVDNASTDGSAAAVRGACPAVTVVHLRRDAGAYARTLGVRRAGSEYVALADADSWWPARSLAAAARALDAAPRLAVVAARILGPDGRPDPACAPLAASPLPPVDGAPGLLGFVAGAAVVRRSAFLAAGGFDPVVGSPGEEERLAWDLAEQGWHLAYRDDVVVHRQPRARRHLAAQRRRQVARAAVLTGFMRLPWPAATARLQRAWHGEPPERAGAADAVRELPAALRRRRVLSAEVLAWLVRLGEVDPDDVAEAAPTGAPTGGRTAGGRPPSAPSVRRPAPLAAGAAGRPRR, encoded by the coding sequence GTGAGCGCGGCCGCCCCACCCGTCACGGTCGTCGTCGCCGGCCGGGACCGCCGGGCAGAGCTGCTCGCCACCCTCGACCGCCAGCCCGCCCCGGTCATCTACGTGGACAACGCCTCCACGGACGGCTCCGCGGCCGCCGTGCGCGGCGCCTGCCCCGCCGTCACCGTGGTCCACCTGCGCCGCGACGCCGGCGCGTACGCCCGGACCCTCGGGGTGCGGCGGGCGGGGAGCGAGTACGTGGCCCTCGCCGACGCCGACTCCTGGTGGCCGGCCCGCTCCCTCGCCGCAGCCGCCCGGGCCCTGGACGCCGCACCCCGGCTCGCCGTGGTGGCCGCCCGCATCCTCGGCCCGGACGGGCGCCCGGACCCGGCGTGCGCGCCGCTGGCCGCCTCGCCGCTGCCGCCCGTCGACGGCGCCCCGGGCCTGCTCGGGTTCGTCGCCGGCGCCGCGGTGGTGCGTCGGTCGGCCTTCCTGGCGGCCGGCGGGTTCGACCCGGTAGTCGGCTCTCCCGGCGAGGAGGAGCGGCTCGCCTGGGATCTGGCCGAGCAGGGCTGGCACCTGGCCTACCGGGACGACGTCGTGGTGCACCGGCAGCCCCGCGCCCGCCGGCACCTTGCCGCGCAGCGGCGCCGCCAGGTGGCCCGGGCGGCGGTGCTCACCGGGTTCATGCGGCTGCCCTGGCCCGCGGCCACGGCCCGCCTGCAGCGGGCGTGGCACGGCGAGCCGCCGGAGCGGGCCGGCGCCGCGGACGCGGTGCGCGAGCTGCCGGCCGCGCTGCGCCGGCGGCGGGTGCTCTCCGCCGAGGTCCTCGCCTGGCTGGTGCGGCTGGGCGAGGTGGATCCGGACGACGTCGCCGAGGCCGCGCCGACCGGAGCGCCCACTGGTGGGCGGACGGCCGGCGGTCGGCCGCCGTCGGCGCCGTCGGTCAGGCGCCCGGCACCGCTGGCCGCGGGAGCGGCCGGCCGGCCGCGTCGGTGA
- a CDS encoding TetR/AcrR family transcriptional regulator: MTAPSAGSGDPARTIALLWRHSLPVAAPRRGPRQRLDVDTIVQRAVALADAEGLAAVTMRRVASAAGTAPMTLYTYVPGRTELVDLMLDHLYAQMHRADTTGRPWRERVRAVAEENRELFQAHPWAASVSTTRPTLGPGATAKYDHELAALDGLGLDDVTMDAALDWVLAFVQGWARSAAAAAATEDETAMDEQQWWATAGPLLAQVIDPAAFPLATRVGGAAGEVQGAAWDPGRAFEFGLSRVLDGLAPLIASDR; encoded by the coding sequence ATGACCGCCCCGAGCGCCGGCAGCGGCGACCCCGCACGGACAATCGCGCTGCTCTGGCGCCACTCCCTCCCGGTCGCGGCGCCCCGGCGCGGCCCCCGGCAGCGCCTCGACGTCGACACCATCGTCCAGCGGGCGGTGGCCCTCGCCGACGCCGAGGGGCTGGCGGCGGTGACGATGCGCAGGGTCGCCTCGGCCGCCGGGACGGCGCCGATGACGCTCTACACCTACGTCCCTGGCCGCACCGAGCTCGTCGACCTCATGCTCGACCACCTCTACGCGCAGATGCACCGCGCGGACACGACCGGCCGGCCCTGGCGCGAGCGGGTCCGGGCCGTCGCGGAGGAGAACCGGGAGCTGTTCCAGGCGCACCCGTGGGCGGCGTCGGTCTCCACTACCCGCCCCACCCTCGGGCCGGGCGCGACCGCGAAGTACGACCACGAGCTCGCCGCGCTCGACGGGCTGGGCCTGGACGACGTAACGATGGACGCCGCGTTGGACTGGGTGCTCGCCTTCGTCCAGGGTTGGGCGCGATCCGCGGCGGCGGCCGCCGCTACCGAGGACGAGACCGCCATGGACGAGCAGCAGTGGTGGGCGACCGCCGGTCCGCTGCTCGCGCAGGTGATCGACCCCGCGGCGTTCCCGCTCGCCACCCGGGTCGGCGGGGCGGCAGGGGAGGTGCAGGGCGCCGCCTGGGACCCTGGCCGCGCCTTCGAGTTCGGGCTGTCGAGGGTGCTCGACGGACTGGCCCCGCTGATCGCGTCCGATCGGTAG
- a CDS encoding zinc-dependent alcohol dehydrogenase: MRAVTWQGKEEVRVESVPDPEIVDPTDAIVRVTSTAICGSDLHLYDVLGPFLDPGDILGHEPMGIVEEVGPEVSHIRPGDRVVVPFNVSCGRCWMCRHGLQSQCETTQVHSQHTGAALLGYTKLYGQVPGGQAQYLRVPQAHYGPIPVPADDEPDERYLYLSDVVPTAWQAVEYAQVPDGGSVLVLGLGPIGQMAARVARHRGAGTVLAADLVPERLEMARRHGVETFDLREVDDLVAAVRDRTEGRGPDSVIDAVGMEAHGSPFVKGVHAAANLLPDALAQPVFKKAGLDRLAALRLALDAVRRGGTVSLSGVYGGAADPLNMFQMFDKQITLRMGQANVHRWLDDVLPLVSDPADPLGVLDLRTHRLPLAEAPRGYEIFQKKQDGAIKVVLDPFAAAPPAAPTEVTA; the protein is encoded by the coding sequence GTGCGCGCAGTGACCTGGCAGGGCAAGGAGGAGGTCCGGGTCGAGAGCGTCCCGGACCCCGAGATCGTCGACCCCACCGACGCGATCGTCCGCGTCACCTCCACCGCGATCTGCGGCTCGGACCTGCACCTCTACGACGTCCTCGGCCCCTTCCTCGACCCCGGGGACATCCTCGGGCACGAGCCGATGGGGATCGTGGAGGAGGTCGGCCCGGAGGTCAGCCACATCCGGCCGGGGGACCGGGTGGTGGTGCCGTTCAACGTCTCCTGCGGCCGGTGCTGGATGTGCCGGCACGGGCTGCAGTCCCAGTGCGAGACCACCCAGGTGCACAGCCAGCACACCGGCGCGGCCCTGCTGGGCTACACCAAGCTCTACGGCCAGGTCCCGGGCGGGCAGGCGCAGTACCTGCGCGTGCCGCAGGCGCACTACGGCCCGATCCCCGTCCCCGCCGACGACGAGCCGGACGAGCGCTACCTCTACCTCTCCGACGTCGTCCCCACCGCTTGGCAGGCGGTGGAGTACGCGCAGGTGCCCGACGGCGGCAGCGTCCTCGTCCTCGGGCTCGGCCCGATCGGGCAGATGGCCGCCCGGGTCGCCCGGCACCGCGGCGCCGGCACCGTGCTCGCCGCCGACCTCGTGCCCGAGCGGCTCGAGATGGCCCGCCGGCACGGGGTGGAGACCTTCGACCTGCGCGAGGTCGACGACCTCGTCGCCGCCGTGCGGGACCGCACCGAGGGCCGCGGCCCGGACTCGGTGATCGACGCCGTCGGCATGGAGGCCCACGGCTCCCCGTTCGTCAAGGGCGTGCACGCCGCGGCGAACCTGCTCCCCGACGCCCTCGCCCAGCCGGTGTTCAAGAAGGCGGGCCTGGACCGGCTGGCCGCGCTGCGGCTGGCGCTGGACGCGGTCCGGCGCGGCGGGACCGTGTCCCTCTCGGGGGTCTACGGCGGCGCCGCCGACCCGCTGAACATGTTCCAGATGTTCGACAAGCAGATCACCCTGCGGATGGGCCAGGCCAACGTGCACCGGTGGCTCGACGACGTCCTGCCGCTGGTCTCCGACCCGGCCGACCCCCTCGGGGTGCTGGACCTGCGCACCCACCGCCTGCCGCTCGCGGAGGCGCCGCGCGGCTACGAGATCTTCCAGAAGAAGCAGGACGGGGCCATCAAGGTCGTCCTCGACCCGTTCGCGGCCGCCCCGCCCGCCGCTCCGACGGAGGTGACGGCATGA
- a CDS encoding MBL fold metallo-hydrolase produces MLHREVAPGVHRIEHAVVNCYLVEDDDGVTVVDAGLPAVWPHLGRALRAVGRRPSEVRALVLTHAHFDHVGVARRLQARLGVPVWAHEAEKRLVAHPYRYAHESVRGVYPLRYPASIPLLARMAAAGALWVRGTAAGQTLAPGAEVPVPGRPRVVFSPGHTYGHCALHLPDRGALLSGDALVTLDPYTGRTGPRIVAGAATADSAQALSSLDALADTGAAVVLPGHGEPWPDAAAAAAAARAAGPA; encoded by the coding sequence ATGCTGCACCGGGAGGTCGCCCCGGGGGTGCACCGGATCGAGCACGCGGTCGTCAACTGCTACCTGGTCGAGGACGACGACGGCGTCACGGTGGTCGACGCCGGGCTGCCGGCGGTCTGGCCGCACCTGGGCCGGGCCCTGCGCGCGGTCGGCCGGCGGCCGTCCGAGGTACGGGCGCTGGTGCTCACCCACGCCCACTTCGACCACGTCGGCGTGGCCCGGCGGCTGCAGGCCCGGCTCGGGGTGCCGGTGTGGGCGCACGAGGCGGAGAAGCGGCTGGTCGCCCACCCCTACCGGTACGCGCACGAGTCCGTCCGGGGCGTCTACCCGCTGCGCTACCCGGCCAGCATCCCGCTGCTGGCCAGGATGGCGGCCGCCGGGGCGCTGTGGGTCCGCGGCACCGCCGCTGGGCAGACGCTAGCACCCGGCGCCGAGGTGCCGGTGCCGGGCCGGCCCCGGGTGGTGTTCAGCCCCGGGCACACCTACGGCCACTGCGCCCTGCACCTGCCCGACCGCGGCGCCCTGCTCAGCGGCGACGCCCTGGTCACCCTGGACCCCTACACCGGCCGGACCGGGCCGCGGATCGTGGCCGGCGCGGCCACCGCCGACTCCGCCCAGGCCCTGAGCTCGCTGGACGCCCTCGCCGACACCGGGGCCGCCGTCGTCCTGCCCGGGCACGGCGAACCCTGGCCGGACGCCGCAGCCGCCGCCGCCGCTGCCCGGGCGGCAGGCCCGGCGTGA
- a CDS encoding VOC family protein, which yields MRITSTAISLNVADPAAAARFLTEHFGFTEEMAADGFRSLARPDVGANVVFLRVGLPTLPGDQREVHAQGQILAFVVDDLEGELARLEQEGVTVTMPLTAEEWGERAFQVRDPNGVIIQLVDWNG from the coding sequence GTGCGCATCACCTCGACCGCCATCAGCCTCAACGTCGCCGACCCGGCCGCCGCCGCGCGCTTCTTGACCGAGCACTTCGGGTTCACCGAGGAGATGGCCGCGGATGGCTTCCGCTCGCTCGCCCGGCCCGACGTCGGCGCCAACGTGGTCTTCCTGCGCGTCGGGCTGCCGACGCTCCCCGGCGACCAGCGCGAGGTCCACGCCCAGGGCCAGATCCTCGCGTTCGTCGTCGACGACCTCGAGGGCGAGCTCGCCCGGCTCGAGCAGGAGGGAGTCACCGTCACCATGCCGCTGACCGCTGAGGAGTGGGGCGAGCGCGCCTTCCAGGTCCGCGACCCCAACGGCGTCATCATCCAGCTCGTCGACTGGAACGGCTGA
- a CDS encoding YihY/virulence factor BrkB family protein, whose amino-acid sequence MSTHDRPHEDHPAKPDSLSEIRKPSWGYVLKKSLREFLDDQCTDIAAGLTYYAVLSLFPALIALVSILSLVGQAESTTNAIVDMLEGVVPETTMETLEPVIETLTTAPAPGIGLLIGLLTALWTASNYVNAFSRAMNRMYEIPEGRPFWKLRPVMYGLTALLLVLVAIAGVLLVVSGPIARTIGDVIGLGSTAVTVWNIAKWPVLLIVVIVIVALLYYVTPNVKQPKFRWISPGAVVAIVVAGLAVLGFGIYVSNFGSYSETYGTLAGVIIFLLLLWITNLALLYGAEFDAELERGRELQAGIAAEEKVQLPPRDTRASDKKAAKARDDVEQGRRLREQYAARRPDRDSAAAGAGDRGRR is encoded by the coding sequence ATGAGCACGCACGACCGGCCGCACGAGGATCACCCGGCCAAGCCCGACTCCCTCAGCGAGATCCGCAAGCCCTCGTGGGGCTACGTGCTGAAGAAGTCCCTGCGCGAGTTCCTGGACGACCAGTGCACCGACATCGCGGCCGGGCTGACGTACTACGCCGTCCTGTCGCTCTTCCCCGCGCTCATCGCGCTGGTCTCGATCCTCAGCCTCGTCGGGCAGGCGGAGTCTACCACCAACGCCATCGTCGACATGCTCGAGGGCGTCGTCCCGGAGACCACCATGGAGACGCTGGAGCCGGTGATCGAGACGCTCACCACCGCGCCGGCCCCGGGCATCGGCCTGCTCATCGGTCTGCTCACCGCGCTGTGGACGGCGTCGAACTACGTCAACGCCTTCAGCCGGGCGATGAACCGGATGTACGAGATCCCCGAGGGCCGCCCGTTCTGGAAGCTGCGTCCGGTGATGTACGGGCTCACCGCCCTGCTGCTGGTGCTGGTGGCGATCGCGGGGGTCCTGCTCGTCGTCAGCGGCCCGATCGCCCGGACCATCGGGGACGTCATCGGGCTGGGCTCGACCGCCGTGACGGTGTGGAACATCGCCAAGTGGCCGGTGCTCCTCATCGTCGTCATCGTGATCGTCGCGCTGCTGTACTACGTCACCCCCAACGTGAAGCAGCCGAAGTTCCGGTGGATCAGCCCGGGCGCCGTCGTCGCCATCGTGGTGGCCGGCCTTGCCGTGCTGGGGTTCGGGATCTACGTCTCGAACTTCGGCAGCTACTCCGAGACCTACGGCACCCTCGCCGGCGTCATCATCTTCCTGCTGCTGCTGTGGATCACGAACCTCGCCCTGCTCTACGGCGCCGAGTTCGACGCCGAGCTGGAGCGGGGGCGGGAGCTGCAGGCCGGCATCGCCGCGGAGGAGAAGGTCCAGCTGCCGCCGCGGGACACGCGGGCGAGCGACAAGAAGGCCGCCAAGGCCCGGGACGACGTCGAGCAGGGCCGGCGGCTGCGCGAGCAGTACGCCGCCCGCCGGCCGGACCGGGACAGCGCAGCTGCCGGCGCGGGCGACCGCGGGCGGCGCTGA
- a CDS encoding SDR family oxidoreductase — protein MATDDASATTTDQLTFTNPVTRYPTISPPEQQQDEPGLESQIEPQADLGEQSYRGTGRLEGRKALVTGADSGIGAAVAIAFAREGADVAITYLPSEERDAQHVAEVIRDAGSTAVTIPGDLTDPAFCQEVVERAAAELAGLDILVNNAGKQVAVESLEELPDDQLEQTYQANVLAMFRITKAALKHLPPGSTIINTTSIEAYKPAPILLDYASTKAAINNFTKGLAQQLAPKGIRVNAVAPGPVWTPLQTSGGQPPEKLPQFGQSTPLGRAGQPTEMAPAYVFLASPESSFVIGETLNANGGMPTP, from the coding sequence ATGGCTACCGACGACGCCAGCGCCACCACGACCGACCAGCTCACCTTCACCAACCCGGTCACCCGGTACCCGACGATCAGCCCGCCCGAGCAGCAGCAGGACGAGCCCGGCCTGGAGTCGCAGATCGAGCCGCAGGCCGACCTCGGGGAGCAGTCCTACCGCGGCACCGGCCGGCTGGAGGGCCGCAAGGCGCTGGTCACCGGCGCCGACTCCGGGATCGGCGCCGCGGTCGCGATCGCCTTCGCCCGGGAGGGGGCGGACGTCGCCATCACCTACCTGCCCAGCGAGGAGCGGGACGCCCAGCACGTCGCCGAGGTGATCCGCGACGCCGGCAGCACGGCGGTGACCATCCCGGGCGACCTGACCGACCCGGCGTTCTGCCAGGAGGTGGTCGAGCGCGCCGCCGCCGAGCTGGCCGGGCTGGACATCCTGGTCAACAACGCCGGCAAGCAGGTCGCCGTCGAGAGCCTGGAGGAGCTGCCCGACGACCAGCTTGAGCAGACCTACCAGGCCAACGTCCTGGCCATGTTCCGGATCACCAAGGCCGCGCTCAAGCACCTGCCGCCCGGCTCGACGATCATCAACACCACCTCCATCGAGGCGTACAAGCCCGCGCCGATCCTGCTGGACTACGCCTCCACCAAGGCCGCCATAAACAACTTCACCAAGGGGCTGGCCCAGCAGCTTGCGCCGAAGGGCATCCGGGTCAACGCCGTGGCGCCCGGCCCGGTCTGGACCCCGCTCCAGACCAGCGGGGGCCAGCCGCCGGAGAAGCTGCCGCAGTTCGGGCAGAGCACCCCGCTCGGCCGGGCCGGGCAGCCCACCGAGATGGCGCCCGCGTACGTGTTCCTCGCCTCGCCGGAGTCCAGCTTCGTGATCGGCGAGACGCTCAACGCCAACGGCGGCATGCCGACGCCGTAG